Genomic window (Daucus carota subsp. sativus chromosome 5, DH1 v3.0, whole genome shotgun sequence):
tccagCACTGCCGTTTTATGTTCTCAGTGCACTAATTACTGACAATGAACAGGAATATATTACGCAACACTACAGTTTGTCAATATGTCGAGTATCACTGAACGTTAGTGTTTCTATCAGGTATTTCTAGTTTATGACTAtcattattcagaaaaagaacaAACATAAACAAGGATTAGATATATGTGATCCTCAGCCattttcagaaaataatgaCAGCAGAATCACATAACACTAGCAAAGAACATGCTGCAGGCACAGTCAAAGAGAATATCTACCTTCATGTAGTCTTCAAGCCAACTCTCTTCTTCACAAGCTGACATCCATTTCTCCACCTTATCCAGTATGTCTTTTCTGCTAAGAGCCACCTCTTTTGCTTTTACAATCTTATTATCCATGTCAGCCAGTAACTGCGAAGGCTCAACATTCCCAGAATCAATCAAGGCCAATATTTTCCCACGAGCGGCCTCAGCATCAATCTCTACATGGGCACGAGCAAATATATCTTCAAGTTCAGCTTGCCTCTTCATAGCAATTTCCTTCATCCTGCTAGCTTTTAGTTGATCAAGCCTTTCAACTTCCACTTCGGCCTTGCAAAGAAAGTATTTGAATAATAATTCATTTCAATATATTTAAACGAAGATTAGTTAGCTAAAATACCTGTTCAACCAAATCCAGAGAAAGAGCTCCAGGATCAGTGACCTCACTAACAGAAGCTGATATGTTGCATGTAACATGATTAAACAAGCGTCTCTCTTCCTCGGAGGTATCCATCAAATTCCAAAGATCTATTAGCTCAGTTGCTAATTTTTGCAACTGTAAAAGAAAGATGTATCAAATGAATATAATATGTgtataattttgcaaaaaaccaaaaacagtCTGAGCTGAAATCTGTACAATCAACAGGCTTAGACACGGAACTTTATAACAATTTAAGGAAAGCCAAGATCCAAGGTTTACCCTTCTTGCATCTAAAACAGTTAAACAATTGTACAAAAAAGCTTCTTTTAAATTTATGGCATAACAACTAAAAGTAGTCTTATTATGTAAATAACAATAGGAATATGCAAATTCAAGATATGCATGTAATTAATGTGCCCACTATCATGAACTTAAAAATGGGAAAATGAAAACCCCTTCTAACagtaattatttgatatttagcaTATTAAGATTGTACCAACTCCTGGACTCATTCTTCATAGGATGAAGAATCATCCATTACGATAAAAGGCtcggaaaaaataataaaatattcatgtgAAACAAAGGAAAGCATATCTACCAAATCCCAACAAGTCTTGCTACTACATAAAGATTAGAATATTCTAATATTCTCCAAATGGCGTGTGTGTGTAATTAGTGTCATCTTAAACTCGACTGTTAAAAGGAACAACTAGTTTtaggaaaatatatatcaccTGACAACTAATCTATCAACTAATATAGTTGTGTATGAATATTGTTACCTTATGCAACCTTTGTTGCTTATCCTCTTGCAGGGCCAAGACAGTCGTAGCTAGCCGAGATAAAGTGTCATTGCTAATGCTTTTAGATTGCACACCACTGGAATCATTAAGGCTTGGATGGACTTCAGTCACAGTACTAGAAAAGTCTATTCCGAGGACAGCACAAAGATCATGAACAGTGCTCACAAACTCAAGGACTTTTTTCAACCTCTCACTCTgccaaacaaaaaaaagaagGGACAATAATTCTCTTTCTGGCTCCCCGAGCACATACAAGGTCATTCATAAGAGACTTTACCTTTTCGTTTTGCAGTTCTTGAAGCTGAGCACGTAATTCTTCTAATTTCGTTAGTGATAAATCAGATTCATCGACTGCAGGGTTACCTACTTGCTCAGCAGTACCAGCGATTTCACCATATATTGTTTGTATTTGAGACTGTATTTTGGAGAACTCTTTGATTCTCTTATCTTTCTGTTTGCATAGTTGTTCTAGGGCTGGTGCTACAGCTGAAAGTTGTTCCTTGATTGTTCCTGAGCTCTTATCAGGCTGCAAATCAAACAGGTCATTACGATGTATCTGGTTAGGAACCCAATTATACATTTGAGGAGTCTGCACTGCTGTCTATTGCATTGCACTCGAATTGTAGATC
Coding sequences:
- the LOC108220754 gene encoding 65-kDa microtubule-associated protein 1, yielding MAAVKESNPLLEETTCGSLLQQLQHIWDEVGESDEDRDKMLLQLEQECLDVYKRKVDLAAKSRAKLLQALANARVELTTLLAALGDKTFVGIPDKSSGTIKEQLSAVAPALEQLCKQKDKRIKEFSKIQSQIQTIYGEIAGTAEQVGNPAVDESDLSLTKLEELRAQLQELQNEKSERLKKVLEFVSTVHDLCAVLGIDFSSTVTEVHPSLNDSSGVQSKSISNDTLSRLATTVLALQEDKQQRLHKLQKLATELIDLWNLMDTSEEERRLFNHVTCNISASVSEVTDPGALSLDLVEQAEVEVERLDQLKASRMKEIAMKRQAELEDIFARAHVEIDAEAARGKILALIDSGNVEPSQLLADMDNKIVKAKEVALSRKDILDKVEKWMSACEEESWLEDYMKDDNRYNASRGAHLNLKRAEKARILVNKIPALVDALVAKTRAWEEEQGLPFSYDGVSLLAMLDEYAMLRHDREEEKRRMRDQKKFHEQLNTEQEAMFGSKPSPARPMSSKKVVGPRGNGTPGRRLSLAHHNGSRSVNKDGRRDMRPVAPVNYVALPKEDAVSYVSASEPRPSTP